From one Gemmatimonadota bacterium genomic stretch:
- a CDS encoding ribonuclease Z, whose amino-acid sequence MRLCTVGTGTAAPSPARVQSATLVESGDVRLLVDCGSGAVYRMAQLGIDWATITHLALTHFHADHTNDVANLLYAWRYGMLPPRQAPIEIIGPVGTAALLDRLALAFGAGLRDALPIVIREVEPGGRLALSAHGEIEAAKVPHTAESVAYSVSAQGRRVVISGDTGFDPAFADWASQCDALVLECSLPDALAIPSHLTPRQCGQIAGRASPRLLALTHFYPPVEAVDIDGQVAEGFDGRVIRAYDGWVLDLQEM is encoded by the coding sequence ATGCGCCTCTGCACGGTGGGCACCGGAACCGCCGCTCCCAGCCCCGCGCGCGTGCAATCGGCGACGCTGGTGGAGTCCGGCGACGTCCGCCTCCTCGTGGACTGCGGGAGCGGCGCCGTGTACCGCATGGCGCAACTCGGGATCGACTGGGCAACCATCACCCACCTCGCCCTCACGCACTTTCACGCCGACCACACCAACGACGTCGCCAACCTGCTGTACGCGTGGCGCTACGGGATGCTGCCGCCGCGTCAGGCGCCCATCGAGATCATTGGCCCCGTCGGCACCGCGGCGCTGCTCGATCGGCTGGCGCTGGCCTTTGGCGCGGGGCTCCGGGACGCCCTCCCGATCGTGATTCGCGAGGTGGAGCCCGGGGGGCGTCTCGCCTTGTCAGCGCACGGGGAAATCGAGGCCGCCAAGGTACCGCACACGGCCGAGAGTGTGGCATATTCCGTCTCGGCGCAGGGGCGGCGGGTGGTCATCTCGGGCGACACCGGGTTCGATCCGGCGTTCGCCGATTGGGCGTCGCAGTGCGACGCGCTCGTCCTCGAGTGCTCTCTCCCCGACGCGCTGGCCATCCCATCGCACCTGACCCCGCGTCAATGCGGCCAGATCGCGGGGAGGGCCAGCCCACGACTCCTCGCCCTCACGCACTTCTATCCTCCCGTGGAGGCAGTCGACATCGACGGCCAGGTGGCCGAAGGGTTCGACGGGCGCGTCATTCGCGCCTACGACGGGTGGGTGCTCGACCTCCAGGAGATGTAA
- the smc gene encoding chromosome segregation protein SMC has protein sequence MRLSKLQMQGFKSFADSTTMTFDSGVTAIVGPNGCGKSNVSDAVRWVLGEQRARILRGSKMEEVIFQGSSARRAVNLAEVSLVFENEDGGLPIAFKEVVITRRLSRSGESDYLLNGAPCRLRDIHDLLRGTGLGADSGIVIESKMIDALLSDRPDDRRELFEEAAGVGLYRDRRRSTERRLEETTVDLSRLDDLIGEVQSQVRSLARQRKRAERNVELTARRFSVELTLASREMAAWHIELQELEQKLVTLREQGPGDLTRVREAELGRNAAHEGRASAEASRGELARLALVQQQSVQSLRSEIAVAEERQRNALERRQRAEEERREGEAFGERLNADRVRASEDRATLEGELATAQEELSIHAREEDAARQAVTAARAAVDAAERIARELREQQRRIDLDRESAQRETAELEQRTSALELERQQLADAAAVLAREIEGAEEAIELARVSVAGAVTALEEARATARAARERDAAARAELGRAEDANTALEGKVNALEGLERERVGLAPAAARLLREKERFGEGAVLGPISDFLTTSSASALLVERFLGMTVHAIVVRDQAAAAAVRTWHAGANPGPLLLLPLDAMPAAAASDAGDLLPQVEVAEPAAGWVRSLLERVHALDEGSGFVDARGAVWLPGTTAGPGPLRRRAELSGLRSELQAAAEGRKLAAAAAEEARRALAEADAAVAMATEAANLANAEDRRANDLRAELERRRLRGVREMENAEGLARRLAERQEELGTRLSSLEVRAAELHESLGTHGTDAEALRAQAAEAERSLEAAREQRANGQVALAQSQARLQVATDRLHRLDQEHENAAQRLQSLHSELSTLADSDRSLAEQMAVWQMDLDARVATLTDAEARLADAEQQVRDADTALQAADHALDAARREAHDHESALHHAELRFTELSGRRTAIRERLETEWRRPLEDLMTSFEAVDVEDELLRAEAEQLRSELEKLGPVNPLAVEEHEEEVKRLDFLTTQRNDLSEAKNKLQLAIREIDTTARELFLATFTQVRENFRQIFMTLFGGGECDLRLENPELPLDCDIEVHASPRGKRTQRIHLLSSGERALVALSLLFGIFLTKPSPFCLLDEVDAPLDDANIGRYVRMLNQFKGKTQFIVITHNPRTTTEAADAVYGVTMQEPGVSSLVSVRMRGNIVDDGTAEEAASTSAGDGEAREGEVATAPA, from the coding sequence GTGCGTCTCTCCAAGCTCCAGATGCAGGGCTTCAAGTCGTTCGCCGATTCGACGACGATGACGTTCGATTCGGGCGTCACGGCGATCGTCGGCCCCAACGGCTGCGGCAAGTCGAACGTCTCCGACGCCGTGCGATGGGTGCTCGGCGAACAGCGCGCGCGCATCCTGCGCGGTTCGAAGATGGAAGAGGTCATCTTCCAGGGCTCGTCGGCGCGCCGCGCCGTGAACCTGGCCGAGGTGTCCCTGGTCTTCGAGAACGAGGACGGGGGGCTGCCGATCGCCTTCAAGGAGGTGGTCATCACCCGGCGCCTGTCGCGTTCCGGGGAGAGTGATTACCTGCTCAACGGGGCACCGTGCCGCCTGCGCGACATTCATGACCTGCTGCGGGGCACGGGGCTCGGCGCCGACTCGGGGATCGTCATCGAGTCGAAGATGATCGATGCCCTGCTCTCCGATCGCCCCGACGACCGTCGCGAGCTGTTCGAGGAAGCGGCGGGGGTCGGGCTCTATCGCGACCGGCGGCGCAGCACCGAACGCCGGCTCGAGGAGACGACGGTCGACCTGTCGCGCCTCGATGACCTCATCGGCGAGGTCCAGAGCCAGGTGCGCTCACTCGCCCGCCAGCGCAAGCGCGCTGAGCGGAACGTCGAACTCACGGCGCGTCGATTCTCGGTGGAGCTGACGCTCGCATCGCGCGAGATGGCGGCCTGGCACATCGAACTCCAGGAGCTGGAGCAGAAGCTGGTCACGCTGCGCGAGCAGGGACCGGGCGACCTCACGCGCGTGCGCGAGGCAGAACTGGGGCGCAACGCCGCGCACGAAGGGCGCGCCTCGGCCGAAGCCAGCCGCGGTGAACTGGCGCGCCTGGCGCTGGTGCAGCAACAGAGCGTGCAATCGTTGCGGTCGGAGATCGCGGTCGCCGAGGAGCGACAGCGCAACGCGCTGGAGCGGCGTCAGCGCGCCGAAGAGGAGCGCCGTGAGGGCGAAGCCTTTGGCGAGCGCCTCAACGCCGATCGTGTGCGCGCCAGCGAGGATCGGGCGACGCTCGAAGGCGAACTCGCAACCGCGCAGGAAGAGCTGTCGATTCACGCGCGGGAAGAGGACGCCGCTCGTCAGGCGGTCACGGCCGCTCGTGCGGCGGTCGATGCCGCCGAGCGCATTGCGCGTGAACTGCGCGAGCAGCAGCGCCGCATCGACCTCGATCGCGAGAGCGCCCAGCGCGAGACCGCGGAACTCGAGCAGCGGACCAGTGCGCTCGAACTCGAGCGTCAACAGCTCGCCGACGCCGCCGCCGTGCTCGCCCGCGAGATCGAAGGGGCCGAAGAGGCGATCGAGTTGGCGCGCGTGAGCGTTGCCGGCGCCGTGACGGCGCTGGAGGAAGCGCGTGCGACCGCGCGGGCCGCGCGTGAGCGCGATGCCGCCGCCCGGGCCGAACTGGGGCGCGCGGAAGACGCCAACACCGCGCTCGAAGGAAAGGTCAACGCACTCGAAGGGCTGGAGCGAGAGCGCGTGGGGCTCGCCCCCGCCGCGGCACGCCTGCTGCGCGAGAAGGAGCGGTTCGGCGAGGGTGCGGTGCTTGGCCCCATCTCCGACTTCCTCACGACGTCGTCGGCATCGGCGCTGTTGGTCGAACGTTTCCTCGGGATGACGGTCCACGCGATCGTCGTGCGTGACCAGGCAGCGGCCGCCGCGGTGCGTACGTGGCACGCCGGTGCCAACCCCGGCCCGCTCCTGCTCCTCCCGCTCGATGCGATGCCCGCTGCGGCGGCGTCCGACGCGGGCGACCTTCTCCCGCAGGTCGAAGTCGCCGAGCCGGCGGCCGGCTGGGTCCGCAGCCTGCTCGAGCGCGTGCACGCGCTCGACGAAGGGAGCGGCTTCGTCGATGCGCGCGGGGCCGTGTGGCTCCCGGGGACGACGGCGGGCCCCGGCCCACTGCGTCGTCGCGCCGAGCTGTCGGGGCTGCGCTCCGAGTTGCAGGCGGCGGCCGAGGGACGCAAACTCGCCGCAGCGGCCGCCGAGGAAGCGCGCCGTGCGCTGGCCGAGGCGGATGCCGCAGTGGCGATGGCCACCGAGGCAGCCAACCTCGCCAACGCCGAGGATCGCCGCGCCAACGACCTGCGCGCGGAGCTCGAGCGCCGGCGCCTGCGTGGCGTGCGCGAGATGGAGAATGCCGAAGGGCTCGCGCGCCGGCTCGCGGAACGCCAGGAGGAGCTGGGGACGCGCCTGTCCTCGCTCGAGGTGCGCGCAGCCGAGCTGCACGAATCGTTGGGGACGCACGGCACCGACGCCGAGGCGCTGCGCGCCCAGGCGGCGGAGGCGGAGCGTTCGCTCGAAGCGGCGCGCGAGCAGCGCGCCAACGGACAGGTCGCCCTGGCACAGTCGCAGGCACGGTTGCAGGTGGCGACCGATCGCCTCCACCGCCTCGACCAGGAGCACGAGAACGCCGCCCAGCGCCTGCAGTCGCTGCACAGCGAACTGTCGACGCTCGCCGACTCGGATCGTTCGCTCGCCGAGCAGATGGCGGTCTGGCAGATGGACCTCGACGCGCGCGTCGCCACGCTCACCGACGCCGAGGCGCGACTGGCGGACGCCGAGCAGCAGGTGCGCGACGCCGACACCGCGTTGCAGGCGGCGGATCATGCGCTCGATGCCGCGCGCCGCGAGGCGCACGACCACGAGTCGGCGCTGCACCACGCCGAGCTGCGCTTCACCGAACTCTCCGGCCGCCGCACGGCGATCCGCGAGCGCCTGGAGACCGAGTGGCGTCGACCGCTCGAGGACCTGATGACGAGCTTCGAGGCCGTCGACGTGGAGGACGAGCTCCTGCGCGCCGAAGCCGAGCAGCTGCGCAGTGAGCTGGAAAAGCTCGGCCCGGTCAACCCGCTGGCGGTGGAGGAGCACGAGGAGGAGGTGAAGCGCCTCGACTTCCTCACCACGCAGCGCAACGACCTCTCCGAGGCGAAGAACAAGTTGCAGCTGGCCATTCGCGAGATCGACACGACGGCGCGCGAACTCTTCCTGGCGACCTTCACGCAGGTGCGCGAGAACTTCCGCCAGATCTTCATGACGCTGTTCGGCGGCGGGGAGTGCGACCTGCGCCTGGAGAACCCGGAGCTGCCGCTGGATTGCGACATCGAGGTGCATGCGAGTCCGCGCGGCAAGCGCACGCAGCGCATCCACCTGCTGTCGAGCGGCGAGCGCGCGCTGGTCGCGCTGTCGCTGCTCTTCGGCATCTTCCTCACGAAGCCGTCCCCCTTCTGCCTCCTGGACGAAGTGGACGCCCCGCTCGACGATGCCAACATCGGGCGCTACGTGCGGATGCTGAACCAGTTCAAGGGGAAGACGCAGTTCATCGTCATCACCCACAACCCGCGCACCACGACCGAGGCGGCCGACGCAGTGTACGGCGTGACGATGCAGGAGCCTGGCGTCTCGTCGTTGGTGAGCGTGCGCATGCGCGGCAACATCGTCGACGACGGGACGGCCGAGGAGGCCGCCTCGACCTCCGCCGGCGACGGCGAGGCCCGTGAGGGCGAAGTCGCCACGGCCCCCGCCTAA
- a CDS encoding SPOR domain-containing protein yields the protein MRFPRDGGVVRAFRYPRLDSLIWRSQQPAPALDRVMAFDAENGILAYLAADGSPGWLDLRLGTARVATSAKLASIASGDGWSIFGVDEQNAVVRLTPSGDWQLPTNGKVRRIFPLADGSLVVLLDRGTRSFLLRVRPPDETVGDSLEVPRPDRAVVTPMGDRLYLGVKRELLSVQPREFDGIDKVTADDEILAIAPTPSGDRIFVANKGGPRLEVMDRYSEEIGGSVKLPGLVTELRMDPMGRYLLARPVNGDSAWVVAIASDELVGTVRTAWRPDLPAVTVDGLIATVRGADVAFVDAAKGTVKQSVADGANDVWFFALWNGLRPRARGVDVPVSFSLGEGVAGDSSADSVRRIGAATAAAATPPRDSTAEQPAREEAPPAPAARDSWTVSFAAVLSEERAREIADGITVDGQRPRVVKGETAGTTVFRVIFGPYNSKADAERMGRASKHNYWVYEGVP from the coding sequence GTGCGCTTTCCGCGCGACGGCGGCGTGGTGCGCGCATTCCGGTATCCCCGGCTCGATTCGCTGATCTGGCGTTCGCAGCAGCCGGCACCGGCGCTCGATCGCGTGATGGCGTTCGACGCCGAGAACGGGATCCTGGCCTACCTTGCCGCTGACGGCTCGCCCGGGTGGCTCGACCTGCGGCTCGGCACCGCGCGGGTGGCCACGTCGGCGAAGCTCGCCTCGATTGCCTCTGGCGACGGCTGGTCGATCTTCGGGGTCGACGAGCAGAATGCCGTCGTGCGCCTAACGCCAAGCGGCGACTGGCAGCTGCCGACCAATGGCAAGGTGCGGCGCATCTTCCCGCTGGCCGACGGATCGCTGGTCGTCCTGCTCGATCGCGGGACGCGGTCGTTCCTGCTGCGCGTGCGCCCGCCCGACGAGACGGTGGGTGATTCGCTCGAGGTCCCGCGCCCCGATCGCGCGGTGGTGACGCCGATGGGCGACCGGCTCTACCTCGGCGTCAAGCGCGAGCTGCTGAGCGTGCAGCCGCGGGAGTTCGACGGGATCGACAAGGTGACGGCGGATGACGAGATCCTCGCCATCGCCCCCACGCCGAGCGGTGACCGCATCTTCGTGGCCAACAAGGGGGGACCGCGCCTCGAAGTGATGGATCGCTACTCCGAGGAGATCGGCGGGTCGGTCAAGCTCCCCGGGCTGGTGACCGAACTGCGCATGGACCCCATGGGGCGCTATCTCCTCGCGCGCCCGGTCAACGGCGATTCGGCGTGGGTGGTGGCCATCGCCTCGGACGAACTGGTGGGGACCGTACGCACCGCGTGGCGCCCCGACCTCCCTGCGGTGACGGTCGACGGATTGATCGCCACCGTGCGCGGCGCCGACGTCGCCTTCGTGGACGCGGCCAAGGGGACGGTGAAGCAGTCGGTGGCCGATGGCGCGAACGACGTCTGGTTCTTCGCCTTGTGGAACGGGCTGCGCCCCAGGGCGCGCGGCGTCGACGTCCCGGTCTCGTTCTCGTTAGGTGAGGGGGTGGCCGGCGACTCCTCGGCCGACTCGGTGCGTCGCATCGGCGCGGCCACCGCGGCCGCCGCGACGCCGCCGCGCGATTCGACGGCCGAGCAACCCGCGCGCGAAGAAGCACCGCCGGCGCCCGCGGCGCGCGACTCGTGGACGGTGTCCTTTGCCGCCGTCCTGTCCGAGGAGCGCGCCCGCGAGATCGCCGACGGGATCACGGTCGACGGGCAGCGCCCGCGTGTGGTGAAGGGAGAAACCGCCGGGACCACGGTCTTTCGCGTGATCTTCGGCCCCTACAACTCGAAAGCGGACGCCGAGCGCATGGGCCGGGCGTCGAAGCACAACTACTGGGTCTACGAGGGGGTCCCCTGA
- a CDS encoding PD40 domain-containing protein has translation MNWRQWIGAVASGAALTTVVLAERAEAQMYFGQNQVQFDRFRWKVLETEHFLVHYYPEEQAIITDAARMAERSYGRLSRMLNHQFREKKPLILFRSRTDFGQNNVTGDLGEGTGGVTEALRHRILLPFTGDFKTFEHVLAHELVHAFQYDIFARGRAGGGLQTLQQVQPPLWFMEGMAEYLSLGPNHILTQSWVRDASLNGTLPTIEQMTFRPDLFFPYRYGEALWEYVGGRWGDDVIGEIMNSVPNVGIDRSFKRELGLSLEELSDEWREAMQVKHLPQVATLDRARKFAEPLLNARKTGGFSQLFIAPSFSSDGKYIAFIAQGSFLRGEVFPDLWLGDGETGKRIKRLVKSNLNPDFEELRLLYSQSAFSPDGRELAFTAQKDGKDVLYLMDVKRRRIARVFDKFPLDVVMSPAWSPDGKQIVFQGYNDGINDLWIVDVTTGKLRQLTNDKFAEMMPQWSPDGKTIAFTTDRTPKSELEVLKFEAWQIGTFDLATSKIEILPNQDGLNLNPMWSPDGKSLAFVSDRTGIQNVFLYDFEAKEHFQLTNVIGAISAITEVSPAITWARQADRLAFTYYEKGDYTIWSVANPRRLKGKPYRPAQPVVASATPSAAPAVDPSRAAPAANAADMLKAIETATRAADSARANDRQLSIYRSATGLRSSAETPGASERSGNAPISVAQILDSASLALPDTTRFKTYEYRPGLQPEYISRPSIGYAQDNFGRGIFGGTAIVLGDMLGNNRLTLAGQVNGRLSEAYFYGAYMNMGSRLQYMTGASQTPYFFLNGYNELPLGDGSARTIQSLEIARFMFRQGFAIALRPSNRFTRWEYGLNANNVSRSIAYVRRGVDYTQGFATDFITDSVKNLGSLSYVAPYAAYVSDNTLFGYTGAISGRRYRFQVEPSVGGLQWTEYTADYRRYVPILFNFLTFAFRGQSSIAIGKDEAVVSRKYIGRPDFVRGYDREQFASQFCGGVVNDQSGCSATELLGTRVAFANIEMRFPLIRRFDLGLLPISLPPVDGLVFYDAGAAWSKGQSVSFRKPDGYDENTQRFVLRSYGAGIRLNLFGFALVRWDYAIPLDRPNKKGYWMWTLGQSF, from the coding sequence ATGAACTGGCGTCAGTGGATCGGGGCAGTCGCGAGCGGCGCCGCCCTTACAACCGTCGTCCTCGCGGAGCGGGCCGAAGCACAGATGTATTTCGGCCAGAACCAGGTGCAGTTCGACCGGTTCCGGTGGAAGGTCCTCGAGACCGAGCACTTCCTGGTGCACTACTACCCGGAGGAGCAGGCGATCATCACCGACGCCGCCCGCATGGCGGAGCGCTCGTACGGGCGCCTGTCGCGCATGCTCAACCACCAGTTCCGCGAAAAGAAGCCACTGATCCTGTTCCGCTCGCGCACCGACTTCGGGCAGAACAATGTCACGGGCGACCTGGGCGAAGGGACGGGGGGCGTCACCGAGGCGCTGCGCCACCGCATCCTCCTCCCGTTCACCGGTGACTTCAAGACGTTCGAGCACGTGCTCGCGCACGAGCTGGTGCATGCGTTCCAGTACGACATCTTCGCCCGCGGCCGCGCCGGCGGCGGGCTGCAGACGCTGCAGCAGGTGCAACCGCCGCTCTGGTTCATGGAAGGGATGGCGGAGTACCTGTCGTTAGGCCCCAACCACATCCTCACGCAGTCGTGGGTGCGCGACGCCTCGCTCAACGGGACGCTCCCGACGATCGAGCAGATGACCTTCCGCCCCGACCTCTTCTTCCCGTACCGCTACGGCGAGGCGCTGTGGGAGTACGTGGGGGGGCGCTGGGGCGACGACGTGATCGGCGAGATCATGAACTCGGTCCCCAACGTCGGGATCGACCGCTCGTTCAAGCGTGAGCTCGGCCTGTCGCTCGAGGAGCTGAGCGACGAGTGGCGCGAGGCGATGCAGGTGAAGCACCTCCCGCAGGTGGCCACCCTCGACCGCGCCCGCAAGTTCGCCGAGCCGCTGCTCAACGCGCGCAAGACGGGGGGCTTCTCGCAGCTCTTCATCGCCCCGTCGTTCTCCAGCGACGGGAAGTACATCGCGTTCATCGCGCAGGGCTCCTTCCTGCGCGGCGAAGTCTTCCCCGACCTCTGGCTCGGCGACGGAGAGACCGGCAAGCGCATCAAGCGCCTCGTGAAGTCGAACCTCAACCCGGACTTCGAGGAGTTGCGGCTGCTGTACTCGCAGAGCGCCTTCTCGCCGGACGGGCGCGAACTCGCCTTCACGGCACAGAAGGATGGGAAGGACGTCCTGTATCTCATGGACGTGAAGCGACGCCGCATCGCGCGGGTCTTCGACAAGTTCCCGCTCGACGTCGTGATGTCGCCGGCGTGGAGCCCGGACGGCAAGCAGATCGTCTTCCAGGGATACAACGACGGGATCAACGACCTTTGGATCGTCGACGTGACGACGGGGAAGCTGCGGCAGCTGACGAACGACAAGTTCGCCGAAATGATGCCGCAGTGGTCGCCGGACGGAAAGACGATCGCCTTCACCACCGATCGCACGCCCAAGTCCGAACTGGAAGTGCTCAAGTTCGAGGCATGGCAGATCGGGACGTTCGACCTCGCGACGTCGAAGATCGAGATCCTCCCCAACCAGGACGGGCTCAACCTGAACCCGATGTGGTCGCCGGACGGCAAGTCGCTGGCCTTCGTCAGCGACCGCACGGGGATCCAGAACGTCTTCCTGTACGACTTCGAAGCCAAGGAGCACTTCCAGCTCACGAACGTGATCGGCGCGATCAGCGCGATCACCGAGGTGTCGCCGGCGATCACGTGGGCGCGGCAGGCCGATCGCCTGGCCTTCACGTACTACGAGAAGGGCGACTACACCATCTGGTCGGTGGCCAACCCGCGCCGCCTCAAGGGGAAGCCGTACCGTCCGGCGCAGCCGGTCGTCGCGTCGGCCACGCCTTCCGCCGCCCCGGCGGTCGACCCGTCGCGCGCCGCACCGGCCGCCAACGCCGCCGACATGCTCAAGGCGATCGAGACGGCCACGCGTGCCGCCGATTCGGCGCGCGCCAACGATCGGCAGCTCTCGATCTATCGCTCGGCCACCGGGCTTCGCAGCTCGGCCGAGACGCCCGGCGCCAGCGAGCGCTCCGGGAATGCGCCGATCTCGGTCGCGCAGATCCTCGATAGCGCGAGCCTCGCCCTCCCCGACACGACGCGCTTCAAGACGTACGAGTATCGACCCGGGCTGCAGCCCGAGTACATCTCGCGCCCGAGCATCGGGTACGCGCAGGACAACTTCGGACGCGGGATCTTCGGCGGGACGGCGATCGTGCTCGGTGACATGCTGGGCAACAACCGCCTCACTCTCGCGGGGCAGGTGAACGGGCGCCTGAGCGAGGCGTACTTCTACGGCGCCTACATGAACATGGGGAGCCGGCTGCAGTACATGACCGGCGCGTCGCAGACGCCGTACTTCTTCCTCAACGGCTACAACGAGCTGCCGCTGGGCGATGGATCGGCGCGTACGATCCAGTCGCTGGAGATCGCCCGCTTCATGTTCCGTCAGGGCTTCGCGATCGCGCTGCGCCCCAGCAATCGCTTCACGCGCTGGGAGTACGGGCTCAACGCCAACAACGTCTCGCGCTCGATCGCCTACGTGCGGCGCGGCGTCGACTACACGCAGGGCTTCGCCACCGATTTCATCACCGACTCGGTCAAGAACCTCGGCAGCCTGAGCTATGTGGCGCCCTACGCGGCCTACGTCTCGGACAACACGTTGTTCGGCTACACCGGGGCGATCTCGGGGCGGCGCTATCGCTTCCAGGTCGAGCCGTCGGTGGGCGGTTTGCAGTGGACCGAGTACACGGCCGACTATCGGCGCTATGTCCCGATCCTCTTCAACTTCCTCACCTTCGCCTTCCGCGGGCAGTCGTCGATCGCGATCGGGAAGGACGAAGCGGTCGTCTCGCGCAAGTACATCGGTCGCCCCGACTTCGTGCGCGGCTACGATCGCGAACAATTCGCTTCGCAGTTCTGCGGCGGCGTGGTGAACGACCAGTCGGGGTGCTCGGCGACCGAACTGCTCGGCACGCGGGTGGCCTTCGCCAACATCGAGATGCGGTTCCCGCTCATCCGGCGCTTCGACCTCGGGCTCCTTCCGATCTCGCTTCCGCCGGTGGACGGGCTGGTGTTCTATGACGCCGGCGCCGCCTGGTCCAAGGGGCAGTCGGTGTCGTTCAGGAAGCCCGACGGCTACGACGAGAACACGCAGCGCTTCGTGCTGCGCTCGTACGGCGCCGGGATCCGCCTCAACCTCTTCGGCTTCGCCCTGGTGCGGTGGGACTACGCCATTCCGCTCGACCGGCCGAACAAGAAGGGGTACTGGATGTGGACGCTGGGGCAGTCGTTCTAG
- the rsfS gene encoding ribosome silencing factor, with protein MASAASAASKGASHTAAARKTSALAQRIAALCQEFKATDITILSLKGVSDMTDYFVIASGTSDTHVRSTAQRVEDEMKREGERPAHTEGIEQGRWVILDYVDVVVHVFHPAMRSYYQLERLWGDAAVVPLKHQGASA; from the coding sequence ATGGCGTCCGCTGCTTCTGCCGCTTCGAAAGGCGCGTCACACACCGCCGCTGCACGCAAGACGTCCGCCCTGGCTCAGCGCATCGCTGCGCTCTGCCAGGAGTTCAAGGCCACCGACATCACGATCCTGTCCCTCAAGGGCGTGAGCGACATGACCGATTACTTCGTGATCGCCAGCGGGACCTCGGACACGCACGTGCGCAGCACGGCGCAGCGAGTGGAAGACGAGATGAAGCGCGAGGGGGAGCGCCCGGCCCACACCGAGGGGATCGAGCAGGGACGGTGGGTGATTCTCGACTACGTGGACGTGGTGGTGCACGTGTTCCACCCGGCCATGCGCAGCTACTACCAGTTGGAACGGCTCTGGGGCGACGCCGCCGTCGTCCCGCTCAAGCATCAAGGAGCGTCTGCATGA
- a CDS encoding 30S ribosomal protein S18 — MRRQTKTCPFCEGRVHYVDFKDDRTLGRFITDHGKILPSRLSGVCARHQRQLSTAIKRARYLALIPYQRGHQSA; from the coding sequence ATGCGACGCCAGACCAAGACCTGTCCCTTCTGCGAAGGGCGCGTGCACTACGTCGACTTCAAGGACGATCGCACGCTGGGCCGTTTCATCACGGACCATGGCAAGATCCTGCCGAGCCGTTTGAGCGGCGTGTGCGCGCGTCACCAGCGTCAGCTCTCGACCGCGATCAAGCGGGCGCGTTACCTCGCGCTGATTCCGTACCAGCGCGGGCACCAGAGCGCCTAA
- the rpsF gene encoding 30S ribosomal protein S6 — protein MSRKYEAVYIFDSTLEDAVIQEKLAKHHALLGATAEIAADHWGRRQLAYKIGRRETGYYVLARITVDPKTLPEFERSLKLDDAVIRYLITLYEHELGAPPISEEEAALARRRDEDDEDED, from the coding sequence GTGTCTCGCAAGTACGAGGCGGTGTACATCTTCGACTCGACGCTCGAAGATGCCGTCATCCAGGAAAAACTCGCCAAGCACCACGCCCTCCTCGGAGCGACCGCGGAAATCGCGGCCGACCATTGGGGCCGTCGTCAGCTCGCCTACAAGATCGGGCGTCGCGAGACGGGCTACTACGTGCTGGCCCGCATTACCGTCGATCCCAAGACGCTTCCCGAGTTCGAGCGCTCGCTCAAGCTCGACGATGCCGTCATCCGCTACCTGATCACCCTGTACGAGCACGAGCTGGGCGCGCCGCCGATCTCCGAGGAAGAAGCCGCCCTGGCCCGCCGCCGCGACGAAGACGACGAGGACGAGGACTAA
- a CDS encoding SOS response-associated peptidase, whose amino-acid sequence MCGRFGLTRPERLDLERFGIREFPPLVPRFNIPPGSDILAVRERDGGRRADFVRWGLVPAWAKDPDIGARMANARADTAFEKPAFRSAMKSRRCLVPADVFYEWQIVPGQTRKQPHAIRLSGGEPFAMAGLWEYWKAKDAEGEGMVTGALLTTEANALMARIHDRMPVIIAPEHYDAWLDPRTPAPALRDLMQPCPSEWLEAYPISLMVNNPRVDDARVLEPVEPAR is encoded by the coding sequence ATGTGCGGACGCTTCGGTCTAACCCGCCCCGAACGCCTCGATCTCGAACGCTTCGGCATTCGGGAGTTCCCGCCGCTCGTCCCCCGCTTCAACATCCCGCCGGGATCGGACATCCTGGCGGTGCGCGAGCGAGATGGGGGGCGCCGGGCCGACTTCGTGCGCTGGGGGCTCGTCCCCGCATGGGCCAAGGACCCCGACATCGGGGCGCGCATGGCCAACGCCCGCGCCGACACGGCCTTCGAGAAACCGGCCTTTCGCAGCGCCATGAAGTCGCGCCGCTGCCTCGTCCCCGCCGACGTCTTCTACGAGTGGCAGATCGTCCCCGGCCAAACCCGGAAACAACCCCACGCCATCCGCCTGTCGGGCGGGGAACCGTTCGCGATGGCGGGACTCTGGGAGTACTGGAAGGCCAAGGACGCCGAAGGGGAGGGGATGGTGACCGGCGCCCTCCTCACGACCGAGGCCAACGCGCTCATGGCGCGGATCCACGACCGCATGCCCGTCATCATCGCGCCGGAACACTACGACGCGTGGCTCGACCCGCGGACCCCCGCCCCCGCGCTCCGCGACCTCATGCAGCCCTGCCCCAGCGAGTGGCTCGAGGCGTATCCCATCTCGCTCATGGTCAACAATCCCCGGGTCGACGACGCCAGGGTGCTGGAGCCGGTCGAGCCGGCGCGCTAA